The nucleotide sequence CCATTCTTCGCCAATGTAAAATTTTTCTCTAGTCATTTATTGGTTAGTTATAAGTTAATTCTATGATTTATCCTTCTTCACATAATTTAAAAAGTATTGTAAGATACGCCATCTTTTATTGTAACAAGGAATGTGAAATTTTTTAGAAACActtatttgtatatatttttattggaCATATATTTATCTCTTGGTACGACTATTAATTAGTATGTGTGCATCAACAAACTTGTTACAAGACGGCATTGCAAATGGGCAAGGCTAGCTAACAACCTCGATAGATAAGGTTACAAGAGATTTGACAATTGAACATGAATCCATAGCTCTCAAGGGCATGGGCAAAGCTAAGTGTTGGCTTACTCGGGTTGTAGTTATGGATGACAATTTCATCCGAATCTGATAGAGGATCTGACATTCgatccgaatggaggagggtatggaagGGCTATCAATACTCAATACCCAACCCGAATAtctgattaaataatatatatacatatattaaagaaaaatttcttttttcaaaatcaacttattatttttgttgatattagaaggagactatatagatgtttaatctattttttaattatatatatatatatatatatatatatatatatatatatatatatatatatatatatatatatatatatatatatatatatattggttgaATAATAATAGttcgatagaaaaaaaaaaaattataattatagaagatatccgatTATTTAATGAgtatgagtatatatatatataatccgatTTGAACTTGATCCATTGTCATCCGTAGTTGTAGCTCGTGGGCCCAATGCCAATGACGAAAAGGAGCAGTTGGATTTTTTTCGGGAGAAAGCAAAAAAATAAGAGCGAAAGAGAAAGCTAACCCCGTAAGAAATGAGAAGAAAACAAAGTACGTAATCTgaaagatattttttttcaatcagtCCGGACGTTATAAAATTTCTGACTCCACGCCATTTGTCAAGGGGATGCAATTACCTTCCACTTACTCTATCTTGTTAGAGACCTCTACTATCCTTGCTATTCCATTGATCGATTCGTCCATCCTCAATTTGTCAACCATGCATTAATTTCCTTAGTCATAGTTTTAAGCTTTCTTTTTCCAAATGTATTCATACGTATACTGTTATACAAATATTCAAAATGCACGAGATCAACTTTCTTTACGTGTATTAATAAAACTTTACTTGTCCTCAGGCTATTCAGATTATTATTAGATACTCGTAGTTCAATCCTCATTTATgatgtatttgtagaaatttttttcttcaaatagaGAACATATCCAAAGGACATTAGATTATTAGTTGTCTATTATGTGCATTTTTCGATTTATCATCATCATACATAAGAAAATTTAATGAGACTAACTGAGTTATACTTTTCTAACTTTCTGCAGTTGAAATATAATGGAGCTTTGAATTCTTGTGCTTGGCTCATAAATTTTGTTAATTAGATTGACTTTAAGAAATTTAGATGATGACTTTAGGAGCCGACACATTACACGAACTGAGCTTTCATAATTCACAACCGATTTTATACGAGGCGTTCTTATCCTAATCGCACTATAATAATTAACCTCGTCACATACGACTCTGCAAAGACATTTGGTTCATAGTTTTTACCCTTAATCAGCCGTGAAAGGCTGCAACAGCGTGCTATAAATAGGGAAGAAGAGGCAACGAAACATTATATTAGTACCACGATTTAGTTAGAGACTCGATTTATATATAGCTTCATATCGATCTTCCATGGAGAATAAAAGGTCTTtctttgatttgattttgttgCTTTAATTTGTTAGATTTGGATATCTATCATCTATGTATTTGCCTTAATTAGTCGATTGGTTAATTTATTCCTCAGGCTCGAAGGCAAGGTCGCTGTCATCACCGGCGGCGCTAGCGGCATCGGCGAGGCCGCCGTCAAGCTGTTCGTCAGCCATGGCGCTCGTGTCATCGTCGCCGACGTCCAAGACGAGAAGGGGGAGGCGCTCTGCGCCAGCCTGGGCGCCGCTTCGTACGTCCACTGCGACGTCCGGCTCGAGGCCGACGTGAAGCGCGCCGTCGACACCGCCATCTCGCTCCACGGCAGGCTGGACGTCATGTTCAACAACGCCGGCATCAGCGACCCCGCCGGCAGCAGCATCCTAGACGAGGGCGACCTGACCGCGGCGTTCGAGCGGGTGATGGGCGTCAACGTGCTGGGCGCGCTGCTGGGCACGAAGCACGCGGCGCGGGCCATGACGGCGACGCCCGGGGGCGGCGGGAGCATCATAACGACGGCCAGCGTGGCGTCGGTGATGGGCGGGCTGGCGCCGCCGGTGTACACGTGCTCGAAGCACGCGCTGCTGGGGCTGACGCGGGCCGCTGCGACGGAGCTGGGGAAGCACGGGGTGCGAGTCAACTGCGTGTCGCCGGCGCTGGTGGCCACGCCGCAGGCGGTGTCGCACACGCAGGCGAGCCTGGAGGAGCTGGAGGCGATGGGGGAGGCGATCTCCACCCTCAAGGGCGTCAAGCTGAAGGCGGAGGACATCGCGGAGGCGGCGCTCTTCTTAGCCAGCGACGAGTCCAGATTCGTCAGCGGCCACAACCTCATGGTCGACGGCGCCAGCACCGCTACCAAAATATTCTAATCGAATCCAATTAGATACGACCGTTATATCATTTGAATAATATATAACTGCGCGCACGCTCATAGcagttataatttaaaatagtaattTCTGTTTCATTGCCGTCAAAACTGCTGCCATTGttgtagtagtttttttttttgcttaaaataATAGTGCGTGTGACTTTTCATCTCAGGTCAACGTTGAATAAACAGTCAATTTTTTCGTGTCCGTACGGGTATAGTTGTCATACGTCTCTTTCTGTTCGACGGATTAATAATTGatcaattttttaaatgattaaatCTTTTTCCGTTATTTGCTTCGGCGGATCGATCGACTTGAGAAAAGGCTAAAAAATCCCGTCTGAAGTCAAGGTTTGGAAAGTCACGCGAGGAAGAGTCTCGGAAAAAATTCAAGTTTTGGTGTTCATGACCAACAAGAAAAGCAAGCCAAGCATTGTGACAAAAGGTGAAATGTTTGTCCTTAACATTTTCGTCGTATCCGACTCAAGATTATCACGAGAAGAGCACGGATCCTTTGGTCCGTAAATTACGGATCAGAGGATGGTCCATCTTTTTACACCGTTGATTTGAATGGACCCCACCTATTTAAAGGTGAGgttcatccaaatcaagggtTCTCATGCAGTAGACCATCTCCTAGTCCGTAATTTAGGGACCAGAAGATCTCAACTGATCACAAGAGAGATAAATTGTAACATCCGAATGAACATATGACAAACAAGATATAATAGAGGATAGAGGATTTATTCTCCAATTGTCATCCGATAAGAAAAGCAAGCCAAACATGCTCGACAAACACGAATCATCCTGCCGCATTGTCGAGTTGATATTTGAACATAATTTTATCATATGGGAGCATACATCGTTTGATGGAATAATTTATTGGGGAATAAATTATAAGAAATGTAAATGAAAGTCTAGTGGTGGATGGAGAAAATTATACTGTGAGAGAATTTACAATTCTATGATATtatgattaatttatattatttcacATGCATTATATAATTCCTGCAACTAGAGTTATCTAGAATTATTGatcgaattaaaattttgattcttTGAGATTTTTAATTGGAtcttcattttgatttttttatcgGATTTATTTTGTCAGTTGGATGTTCATTTTGATTTTTGTAGATCGACTTTTGCTTAAAGATGTCGATTGGGCTTCATGTTAAGATGTCGATCGACAGTGCTTTTGATCAATTTAGAGAATAtgttgattttaataaatctggagATCTAGTCAATCAACATTTCTGGATGGGAATTGTCTCTTTTGCATTGATTTTGATAACCGCTCAAAATTTTCAATTGGATTTAGCAAAGCTAGGAGAAATTGAATGCCGAGTGAAGCCAATCCAATCCAAGTTGACTGGAGTTTTCTACTTTGACTTGCTAATATAATTCTGGCCTATTAGCTTGGATTTGTTCAAAATTCGAACCACGAGGTCCACGACCAATGTTGTCAATTGACTTCTCTATTAATATTGACTAAGATCATTTTGACTTTTGATGGATATTTTGATCCTTGAAGTTACCAATTGGATGTTTGGTCTGAGCGTTAGCTAGACTCTTCCCACTATGTTTTTGAAGGAGATCCTCGAGAAAGGAGCGAGGATGATCCTTTATTCGTTGCTTCTGACTCCACCATTCAACGGTGTCTCTTGGCATACTGATGATATTCACTAGTAGCATGATGATGGGATTGATGGTAATAAAAAAAACGGCAATGTTTTTAGGAAATGATCGATCTGGTGCGATAGTTGATTATGAGATGTCTTCCCCCCTTTTGCACTACTCTCTCCTCCCTTCTTGGCTCAAGTGGTCGGTCAAATGCCAACCTGCACTGAGGGATGAGGGAGAGCCTTGCACTCTATCTGAGTGATGGTAGGAGTTGGTGTATTGCTTTCTTTTTTGGCGGATCGAGCTTCCTCCGCACAGCCATATACCTAATAGATCAACTTAACATATTATCAAAATTTGTTGGGGGGATTCTTCACCAGAGAGCAAAAGAAATCTCCATCAGACAAGCCTTACGAGAAAGTACTCACTAGTATTTCTGCAGTTACCGTGTGAACATCTAAAACAACTAGATTAAAATGCTAAATATATTCgatgtgttgttgatctaaccttgttaccgagtGCACAGGGTTGACTAACTTAAGAGTTAAGAGGACCAGACGTCATACAGGAAGTTCAATCAGGATGTGTGATTCTCGATTGGCGAAGTTAAGTTGTAGGATTCTGGCAAGAGGTCAGGATGTTTAATTCCCGATGGGCTAAAGTCTGGATGTATGATCCCGACAGGaggtcgggatgtttgattcccgatAGGCGAAATACGGATGTGCGATTCtacaggaagacttggtgggtcagatTGGATGTCAAGGAGGTAACTTAAGAACTTAGTAAGTGGAGGTAAATCACTAGAGTAGAGTGCCTCATTGAGGATGCATCCCGATTGAGGGATAGTAGGTGTcaatccaatttaggtccatttcataaatataaattgagatcctgactagatcctggtatCGGGGAAACATAATTTAATTactaaatcaatttttttatggtgttaactttgtcttgtagggtatattttatttgtgttggactaacacattttgtaaggCAAAAGAGCACAAAATGCCTTGGGTGAACAGCACCTGAGGTGCCTTCCAGGTGACGGAAGGCACCTTGATTACTGTTAATGGAAAGTGCCTTTGGAagcttggaagacaccttcagtCGAATAACGTCGAAGACTTCGATGACGATAAAAAGCTGAAATTCCAAGATAACTTTTGGGGTTGAAGGCTCCTTCAGTGCTTTGAAATGCACCTTCAACGCTCAATAAAAGAGCATCTCGACTAACAACTTAAGTACACTTCTATTGTAAGCTTCTACGCGTCCGTTTGACATTCTGATTGCTCAAGCTTCGTGCTACTGCTCTGCTATAACACTATTGCACCCGACTACTATTGAGGAGTCGTCCAACATCAAACCAGATCCGATCATCTTCGAAGGTGTTGTAACGAATGTTTATTATTGTACTTAGTTTTTGCATAAAgaaaagtgtagcgtgttacacttaTCATAACTTTTTGATTGTACTCATTTCCCTCTTCCGGCGATTCCGAAGGAGAATTTTAatagattatccatcgatagattTACGGGACCTGggtcatggagtaggagtcgctgaaggctccgaaccaagtaaaataagCCGAGTTCG is from Zingiber officinale cultivar Zhangliang chromosome 7B, Zo_v1.1, whole genome shotgun sequence and encodes:
- the LOC122003452 gene encoding sex determination protein tasselseed-2-like — its product is MENKRLEGKVAVITGGASGIGEAAVKLFVSHGARVIVADVQDEKGEALCASLGAASYVHCDVRLEADVKRAVDTAISLHGRLDVMFNNAGISDPAGSSILDEGDLTAAFERVMGVNVLGALLGTKHAARAMTATPGGGGSIITTASVASVMGGLAPPVYTCSKHALLGLTRAAATELGKHGVRVNCVSPALVATPQAVSHTQASLEELEAMGEAISTLKGVKLKAEDIAEAALFLASDESRFVSGHNLMVDGASTATKIF